The Eriocheir sinensis breed Jianghai 21 chromosome 4, ASM2467909v1, whole genome shotgun sequence genome has a segment encoding these proteins:
- the LOC127009550 gene encoding compound eye opsin BCRH2-like encodes MANATGPQMAFYGSANMDFGYPEGVSIVDFVRPEIKPYVHQHWYNYPPVNPMWHYLLGVIYLFLGTVSIFGNGLVIYLFNKSAALRTPANILVVNLALSDLIMLTTNVPFFTYNCFSGGVWMFSAQYCEIYACLGAITGVCSIWLLCMISFDRYNIICNGFNGPKLTSGKAIVFAFISWAIAIGCAIPPFFGWGNYILEGILDSCSYDYLTQDFSTRSYNMFIFIFDYFLPAAVIIFSYVFIVKAIFAHEAAMRAQAKKMNVSTLRSNEADAQRAEIRIAKTALVNVSLWFICWTPYAVISLQGVMGDTSGITPLVSTLPALLAKSCSCYNPFVYAISHPKYRLAITQYLPWFCVHETETKSNDDSQSNSTVAQDKV; translated from the exons ATGGCTAACGCTACAGGACCACAGATGGCTTTCTACGG GTCTGCAAACATGGACTTTGGATACCCCGAAGGAGTCAGCATTGTTGACTTCGTACGGCCCGAGATCAAGCCTTACGTGCATCAGCACTGGTACAACTACCCGCCCGTGAACCCCATGTGGCACTACCTCTTGGGTGTGATCTACCTGTTCCTCGGGACCGTCTCCATCTTCGGCAATGGCCTAGTGATCTACCTTTTCAACAAATCCGCG GCCCTTAGGACCCCTGCCAACATCCTGGTGGTCAACCTCGCCCTGTCTGATCTCATCATGCTTACCACGAACGTTCCTTTCTTCACTTACAACTGCTTCAGCGGTGGTGTTTGGATGTTCAGCGCCCAGTACTGTGAGATCTACGCCTGTCTCG GAGCTATCACCGGCGTGTGCAGCATCTGGCTGCTGTGCATGATCTCCTTCGACAGGTACAACATTATCTGCAACGGTTTCAACGGCCCCAAGCTGACCTCTGGCAAGGCCATCGTTTTTGCCTTCATCAGCTGGGCCATTGCTATCGGTTGCGCCATTCCCCCCTTCTTCGGCTGGGGCAACTACATCCTGGAGGGAATCCTGGACTCCTGCAGCTACGACTACCTCACACAGGACTTCAGC ACTAGGAGCTACAATATGTTCATCTTCATCTTCGACTATTTCCTCCCGGCCGCGGTCATCATCTTCTCTTACGTCTTCATCGTGAAGGCTATCTTCGCTCACGAGGCCGCCATGCGCGCACAGGCCAAGAAGATGAACGTGTCCACCCTCCGCTCCAAC GAAGCCGATGCCCAGCGTGCCGAAATCCGCATCGCTAAGACTGCCCTCGTCAACGTTTCTCTGTGGTTCATTTGCTGGACCCCCTATGCCGTCATCAGTCTGCAG GGTGTAATGGGTGACACTAGTGGCATCACCCCTCTGGTTTCCACCCTGCCCGCTCTGCTGGCCAAGTCCTGCTCTTGCTACAACCCCTTCGTGTACGCAATCAGCCACCCCAAGTACCGTCTG GCCATCACCCAGTACTTGCCATGGTTCTGCGTGCATGAGACGGAAACGAAGAGCAACGACGATTCTCAGTCGAACTCCACTGTGGCCCAGGACAAGGTCTAA
- the LOC127009535 gene encoding compound eye opsin BCRH1: MANATGPQMAFYGTGAATFGYPEGMTVADFVPDRVKHMVLDHWYNYPPVNPMWHYLLGVVYLSLGVISIAGNGLVIYLYMKSQALKTPANMLIVNLALSDLIMLTTNFPPFCYNCFSGGKWMFSATYCEIYGALGAITGVCSIWTLCMISFDRYNVICNGFNGPKLTQGKATFMCALAWIISVGWALPPFFGWGSYTLEGILDSCSYDYFTRDMSTITYNICIFIFDFFLPASVIVFSYVFIVKAIFAHEAAMRAQAKKMNVTNLRSNEAETQRAEIRIAKTALVNVSLWFICWTPYAVITIQGLLGNTEGITPLLTTLPALLAKSCSCYNPFVYAISHPKYRLAITQHLPWFCVHEKDPNDVEDNQSSNTQQTQEKS, translated from the exons ATGGCTAACGCTACCGGACCCCAAATGGCGTTCTACGG AACTGGTGCGGCCACTTTTGGCTATCCGGAGGGGATGACCGTGGCTGACTTCGTCCCGGACCGAGTCAAGCACATGGTCCTCGACCACTGGTACAACTACCCCCCCGTGAATCCAATGTGGCACTACCTCCTAGGCGTTGTTTACCTTTCCCTTGGAGTTATCTCCATTGCGGGCAATGGCCTTGTCATCTACTTGTACATGAAAAGCCAG GCCCTCAAGACCCCCGCCAACATGCTGATTGTGAATCTTGCTCTTTCCGACCTGATCATGTTGACCAccaacttccctcccttctgctaCAACTGCTTCAGCGGTGGCAAGTGGATGTTCAGCGCTACCTACTGTGAGATCTATGGTGCTCTTG GTGCTATCACCGGTGTGTGCAGCATCTGGACGCTCTGCATGATCTCCTTCGATAGGTACAACGTCATCTGCAACGGTTTCAACGGCCCCAAGCTGACCCAGGGCAAGGCCACCTTCATGTGCGCCCTTGCCTGGATCATCTCTGTCGGCTGggcccttccccccttcttcggCTGGGGCTCCTACACCCTGGAGGGCATCCTGGACTCCTGCAGCTACGACTACTTCACCCGGGACATGAGC ACCATCACCTACAACATCTGCATCTTCATCTTCGACTTCTTCCTCCCGGCCTCAGTCATCGTCTTCTCTTATGTCTTCATCGTGAAGGCTATCTTCGCCCACGAGGCCGCCATGCGCGCACAGGCCAAGAAGATGAATGTCACCAACCTCCGCTCCAAC GAGGCTGAGACCCAGCGCGCTGAAATCCGCATCGCTAAGACTGCCCTCGTCAACGTTTCTCTGTGGTTCATCTGCTGGACCCCCTATGCCGTCATCACCATCCAG GGACTGCTTGGTAACACCGAAGGCATCACCCCTCTGCTGACCACTCTCCCCGCCCTGCTGGCCAAGTCCTGCTCTTGCTACAACCCATTCGTGTACGCCATCAGCCACCCCAAGTACCGTCTG gCCATCACCCAGCACCTGCCCTGGTTCTGCGTGCACGAGAAGGACCCCAATGACGTTGAGGATAACCAGTCCAGCAACACCCAGCAGACCCAGGAGAAGTCATAA
- the LOC127009555 gene encoding compound eye opsin BCRH1-like yields MNATGPQAAFYGASVPAVGYPEGMTIVDFVPDEVKHMVLQHWYSFPPVNPMWHYLLGMIYIILGFFSIMGNGMVIYLYMNAKNLKTPSNMLVVNLALSDLIMLTTNFPPFAFNCFSGGRWMFSATYCGVYAALGAITGVCSIWTLCMISYDRFNVICNGFNGPKLTQGKAMAMCAFCWLMAIGWALPPFFGWGAYTLEGILDSCSYDYLTQDLNTITYNMCIFFFDFIFPAAVIVFSYVFIVKAIFAHEAAMREQAKKMNVTNLRSNEAEAQSAEIRIAKTAIANVSLWFICWTPYAAITVQGVLGHHDGITPLVTTLPALLAKSCSCYNPFVYAISHPKFRQAITVHMPWFCVHEPETKTSDNQSNTTVTNEKA; encoded by the exons ATGAACGCAACAGGACCACAGGCTGCCTTCTATGGCGC TTCTGTGCCCGCCGTGGGATATCCCGAGGGCATGACGATTGTGGACTTCGTGCCTGATGAGGTCAAGCACATGGTCCTCCAGCACTGGTACTCCTTCCCCCCTGTCAACCCCATGTGGCACTACCTCCTGGGTATGATCTACATCATCCTTGGGTTCTTCTCCATCATGGGCAATGGCATGGTCATCTACCTCTACATGAACGCCAAG aACCTCAAGACCCCCTCCAACATGTTGGTGGTGAACCTTGCTCTTTCTGACCTGATCATGTTGACCACCAACTTCCCTCCCTTCGCCTTCAACTGCTTCAGCGGTGGCAGGTGGATGTTCAGCGCCACCTACTGTGGAGTCTATGCTGCTCTTG GTGCTATCACCGGTGTGTGCAGCATCTGGACGCTCTGCATGATCTCCTACGACAGGTTCAATGTCATCTGCAACGGCTTCAACGGCCCCAAGCTGACCCAGGGTAAGGCCATGGCAATGTGCGCCTTCTGTTGGCTCATGGCCATCGGCTGggcccttccccccttcttcggATGGGGAGCCTACACCCTGGAGGGCATCCTGGACTCCTGCAGCTACGACTACCTCACCCAGGATCTCAAC ACCATCACCTACAACATGTGCATCTTCTTCTTTGACTTCATCTTCCCCGCTGCTGTCATCGTCTTCTCTTATGTCTTCATCGTTAAGGCTATCTTCGCCCACGAGGCTGCCATGCGCGAGCAGGCCAAGAAGATGAACGTCACCAACCTCCGCTCCAAC GAGGCTGAGGCCCAGAGCGCTGAGATCCGCATTGCCAAGACCGCCATCGCCAACGTGTCTCTGTGGTTCATCTGCTGGACTCCCTATGCCGCCATCACCGTCCAG GGTGTGCTTGGTCACCACGACGGCATCACCCCCCTGGTCACCACCCTGCCCGCCCTGCTGGCCAAGTCCTGCTCTTGCTACAACCCCTTCGTCTATGCCATCAGCCACCCCAAGTTCCGCCAG